A genomic window from Enoplosus armatus isolate fEnoArm2 chromosome 18, fEnoArm2.hap1, whole genome shotgun sequence includes:
- the tmem120b gene encoding transmembrane protein 120B: MSKPKFQTEWEEIDEEYQQLQETHKIYRQKLEELTNLQATCSSAISKQRKCLKDLRHNLTKCARTCDEKELGLITDIKTQIKDKENVFFDMEAYLPKKNGLYLNLVLGNVNVTLLSNQAKFAYKDEYEKFKLYMTIILMFGAITCLFFLNCRVTDEIFNFLLVWYYCTLTIRESILMSNGSRIKGWWVSHHYVSTFLSGVMLTWPEGPMYQMFRSQFLAFSIYQSFVQFLQYYYQSGCLYRLRALGERNQLDLTVEGFQSWMWRGLTFLLPFLFFGHFWQLYNSVTLFRLGGREDCKEWQVFMLALTFLVLFLGNFLTTLKVVHQKIQKNQEKVQKND, translated from the exons ATGTCCAAACCGAAGTTTCAGACGGAGTGGGAGGAAATTGACGAGGAATATCAACAGTTACAG GAAACTCACAAAATATACAGACAAAAACTCGAGGAGCTCACCAATCTTCAGGCAACATGCAGCAGCGCCATcagtaaacagagaaaatgcCTAAAAGACCTAAGGCACAACTTGACCAA GTGCGCACGAACATGTGACGAGAAAGAATTGGGGCTAATAACGgacatcaaaacacaaatcaaagataaagaaaatgtgttctttGATATGGAAGCATATTTGCCAAAGAAAAACGG gCTGTACCTGAATTTGGTCCTGGGAAACGTGAACGTAACGCTCCTCAGCAACCAGGCAAA ATTTGCCTACAAAGACGAGTATGAGAAGTTCAAGCTCTATATGACAATAATCCTGATGTTTGGGGCAATAACCTGCCTCTTCTTTCTCAACTGTCG AGTCACTGATGAAATCTTCAACTTTTTACTGGTGTGGTATTACTGCACGTTGACCATAAGGGAAAGCATCCTCATGAGCAATGGCTCCAG GATCAAAGGTTGGTGGGTGTCTCACCATTACGTATCCACCTTTCTGTCAGGTGTGATGCTCACATG GCCGGAGGGGCCCATGTATCAGATGTTCAGAAGCCAGTTCCTTGCTTTCTCCATATATCAAA GCTTTGTCCAGTTCCTCCAGTATTACTACCAGAGCGGCTGCTTATACAGGCTGCGAGCTTTGGGGGAGAGAAATCAGCTGGACCTCACAGTGG AGGGATTTCAGTCGTGGATGTGGAGAGGCCTCACTTTTCTTTTGCCATTCCTCTTTTTTGGCCAT TTTTGGCAGCTGTACAACTCAGTGACTCTGTTTCGCTTGGGAGGACGTGAGGACTGTAAGGAGTGGCAG gtaTTTATGCTGGCATTGACTTTTCTCGTTCTATTCCTGGGGAATTTCCTCACCACGTTAAAAGTTGTCCACCAAAAAATTCAGAAAAACCAGGAAAAGGTGCAAAAAAATgactga
- the orai1b gene encoding calcium release-activated calcium channel protein 1 translates to MSLNEHSLQALSWRKLYLSRAKLKASSRTSALLSGFAMVAMVEVQLDNSYPYPPALLIAFSACTTVLVAVHLFALMVSTCILPNIEAVSNVHNLNSVKESPHERMHRHIELAWAFSTVIGTLLFLAEVVLLCWVKFLPIKPNKSSNNTISSGVAAAITSTSIMVPFGLVFIVFAVHFYRSLVSHKTDRQFQELEELSNLTRLQNELDNRGESSILQSPSSHFP, encoded by the exons ATGAGTCTGAACGAGCATTCACTGCAAGCACTGTCCTGGAGGAAGCTGTACCTGAGTCGGGCTAAACTGAAGGCTTCTAGTCGGACATCAGCTCTGCTTTCTGGATTTGCTATG GTGGCTATGGTGGAAGTGCAACTGGACAACAGCTATCCATACCCGCCTGCCCTCCTCATTGCCTTCAGTGCCTGCACCACTGTGCTTGTGGCGGTTCACCTGTTCGCTCTGATGGTCAGCACCTGCATTTTGCCCAATATAGAAGCTGTCAGTAATGTCCACAACCTTAACTCTGTGAAGGAGTCTCCACATGAGCGAATGCACCGACACATTGAACTGGCATGGGCTTTTTCTACAGTTATTGGTACTTTGCTCTTCCTGGCCGAGGTGGTTCTACTCTGCTGGGTCAAATTTTTGCCTATTAAGCCCAACAAGTCCAGCAATAACACAATTTCATCTGGTGTGGCTGCTGCTATTACCTCCACCTCTATCATGGTCCCCTTTGGTTTGGTCTTCATAGTCTTTGCTGTGCATTTCTACCGCTCCTTGGTCAGCCACAAGACTGACAGACAGTttcaggagctggaggagctatCTAATCTCACCAGGCTACAAAATGAGCTGGACAACAGAGGGGAATCTTCCATCTTGCAGTCTCCAAGCTCACATTTCCCATAG
- the morn3 gene encoding MORN repeat-containing protein 3, with product MPYIKTSQKNQPFSTLLDIKSQKCGLRSTVFSVNGNAYTGEWQDSKKHGKGTQVWKKSGAIYNGEWKFGKRDGYGTYSVKLPEAKEYARKYCGGWKNGKKHGYGTYFYNSSAVYEGEWNEDHRSGWGRMYYESGDIYEGEWMKDKTHGQGIIRFANGNWYEGTWRDGKKNGNGKFYYSDKGQLYEGFWVDGIAKCGTLSDFGRDEAPTPNKYPIPQLHLVDMQLVLREAQSAYLNRLDLDC from the exons ATGCCATATATTAAAACATCTCAGAAAAATCAGCCATTCTCAACATTGTTGGATATTAAGTCACAGAAATGTGGACTGCGGAGCACAGTTTTCTCGGTCAATGGAAATGCATACACTGGAGAGTGGCAGGACAGCAAGAAGCATG gGAAGGGAACTCAGGTTTGGAAGAAGTCTGGTGCCATTTATAATGGAGAGTGGAAATTTGGAAAACGTGATGGATACGGTACCTACAGTGTTAAACTCCCAGAAGCAAAGGAGTATGCAAGGAAATACTGTGGAGGatggaaaaatggaaagaagCAT GGATATGGGACGTACTTCTACAATAGCTCAGCAGTTTATGAGGgagagtggaatgaggaccatcgGAGTGGCTGGGGAAGGATGTACTATGAGAGTGGAGATATCTATGAGGGAGAGTGGATGAAGGATAAGACTCATGGACAGGGAATCATTCGATTTG CAAATGGAAATTGGTATGAAGGCACCTGGCGAGATGGCAAGAAGAACGGTAATGGAAAGTTCTACTATTCTGACAAAGGCCAGCTTTACGAAGGTTTCTGGGTGGATGGAATAGCAAAATGTGGGACCCTCTCTGATTTTGGGAGGGATGAAGCACCAACACCAAACAAGTATCCAATTCCACAG ctACACCTGGTGGACATGCAGTTGGTTTTAAGGGAAGCCCAGTCAGCTTACCTTAATCGCCTTGACCTTGATTGTTGA
- the rhof gene encoding rho-related GTP-binding protein RhoF, which translates to MTQNGAAGTGNGTTKKGDELKIVIVGDGGCGKTSLLMVYAKGDFPEKYAPSVFEKYVTTISLGGKEIKLNLYDTAGQDDYDRLRPLSYQEANLILVCFDVTNPNSFENVLIKWYPEVKHFCRDTPVILIGCKTDLRKDKECTRKLKAMNQAPITYTQGEETRQQMNAELYLECSAKYQENVEDIFREATKRTLAFNRKQRNCKRKKKCVVL; encoded by the exons ATGACACAAAACGGTGCTGCTGGCACTGGTAATGGTACCACAAAAAAAGGAGACGAACTTAAAATTGTAATAGTGGGAGATGGAGGCTGCGGGAAAACATCACTTCTGATGGTTTATGCTAAAGGTGATTTTCCAGAG aaatatgcgCCATCAGTGTTTGAAAAATATGTCACCACTATCTCTCTCGGAGGAAAAGAGATAAAGCTCAACCTGTATGACACAGCTG GACAGGATGACTATGATCGACTACGGCCACTCTCATACCAAGAAGCCAATCTGATTTTAGTCTGCTTTGATGTGACCAACCCCAACAGCTTTGAGAATGTCCTGATAAAG TGGTACCCAGAGGTGAAGCACTTCTGCAGGGACACTCCTGTCATCCTGATTGGCTGCAAGACAGACCTCAGGAAGGATAAAGAGTGCACAAGGAAGCTCAAGGCCATGAATCAGGCTCCCATCACTTACACACAG GGTGAGGAGACCCGGCAGCAGATGAACGCGGAGCTCTACCTAGAGTGTTCGGCAAAGTATCAGGAGAACGTGGAAGACATTTTCAGAGAGGCCACCAAAAGAACTCTGGCCTTTAATCGAAAACAAAGGAACtgtaagaggaagaagaaatgtgttgttttgtga